Proteins encoded in a region of the Psychromicrobium lacuslunae genome:
- a CDS encoding DUF3145 domain-containing protein — translation MSVVMARGVLFVHSAPTALCPHVEWAIGSVLDARTDLEWTAQPAAPGMFRAELSWTGPQGTGSLLASALRGWAHLRYEVTEEPSSGVDGGRWSHTPELGIFHAVTDVHGNIMVSEDRIRYAYEAGAGDPARVYHELSIALGEAWDEELEAFRHAAEGAPVRWLHQVG, via the coding sequence ATGTCTGTTGTAATGGCACGTGGAGTGCTTTTCGTGCACTCCGCCCCTACTGCGTTGTGCCCGCACGTAGAGTGGGCCATCGGATCGGTGCTCGATGCACGCACCGATCTTGAGTGGACCGCTCAGCCTGCTGCGCCCGGAATGTTTAGGGCAGAACTGTCCTGGACCGGGCCGCAAGGCACCGGGTCTCTGCTGGCCTCAGCGCTCCGCGGCTGGGCTCACTTGCGCTACGAGGTAACAGAGGAGCCGAGCTCCGGTGTGGATGGCGGACGCTGGTCACATACCCCTGAACTGGGCATCTTCCATGCAGTCACCGATGTGCACGGCAATATCATGGTCTCCGAAGACCGGATTCGCTACGCCTACGAAGCGGGAGCGGGGGATCCTGCCCGGGTCTACCATGAACTCTCAATAGCACTCGGCGAAGCCTGGGATGAGGAATTGGAAGCTTTCCGGCACGCCGCCGAGGGTGCGCCGGTGCGTTGGCTGCATCAGGTTGGCTAG
- a CDS encoding tyrosine recombinase XerC, translating to MPENELPESFAEVLVGFERYLLAERARSEHTVRGYLSDLISLMYFAIADGARSLQEIDLSILRQWLGEQSSAGLARSTLARRAASARTLMAWALREGLIEQNPTVRLKAPKQQKTLPGVLHQAQMQRLIAEFELRAAEGSAPELRNQAMIELLYAAGLRVGELAALDIDDVDFDRRTVRVLGKGNKERTVPFGLPASKALNRWLREGRAQLYQPMSGAALFLGARGGRIDQRQVRAVVAEGLAALGDTAATSPHALRHSTATHLLDGGADLRAVQEILGHSSLATTQIYTHVSVDRLRASYRQAHPRA from the coding sequence GTGCCGGAGAATGAACTGCCAGAGTCTTTCGCCGAGGTCCTTGTGGGCTTCGAGCGATATCTGCTGGCCGAACGTGCTCGTTCGGAGCACACCGTGCGCGGGTATCTTTCCGATCTGATCTCGCTGATGTATTTCGCCATTGCCGATGGTGCACGGTCATTGCAGGAGATCGATCTTTCAATCCTCCGGCAGTGGCTGGGGGAGCAGAGCTCAGCCGGGCTAGCACGATCCACCTTGGCTCGTCGAGCGGCATCGGCACGCACCCTCATGGCCTGGGCGCTACGTGAGGGTCTGATTGAGCAGAATCCCACCGTGCGGCTGAAAGCACCAAAACAACAAAAAACTTTGCCCGGAGTGCTGCATCAGGCGCAGATGCAACGGCTGATCGCCGAGTTCGAGCTGCGTGCGGCCGAGGGCAGCGCACCGGAACTGCGGAACCAAGCGATGATCGAGTTGCTTTACGCCGCTGGACTGCGAGTGGGCGAGCTCGCCGCCCTCGATATCGACGATGTGGATTTTGACCGCCGGACGGTTCGCGTGCTGGGTAAAGGGAATAAGGAACGTACAGTGCCTTTCGGGCTGCCGGCAAGCAAAGCGCTCAACCGATGGCTGCGGGAAGGCCGTGCTCAGTTGTATCAGCCAATGAGCGGAGCAGCTCTATTTCTCGGCGCCCGCGGCGGGCGCATTGACCAACGGCAGGTGCGCGCCGTGGTCGCCGAAGGTCTCGCTGCTTTAGGCGATACAGCGGCGACCAGCCCACATGCGCTACGGCACAGCACTGCAACGCATTTGCTCGACGGCGGAGCAGATTTGCGGGCGGTGCAAGAAATTCTGGGTCATTCATCGCTGGCCACCACTCAGATTTACACTCATGTCTCAGTCGACAGATTGCGGGCAAGCTACCGTCAGGCTCATCCGCGCGCCTGA
- the dprA gene encoding DNA-processing protein DprA: protein MTAGIAAEEANGQVMPGSGTYLARAALSRVMEPSDLPGLALIRVLGPWRTMRIIADYEKLDPKSEERVAYYLQEQASKQWSGITECLARWRPRLPNLSPRRDLRFIASQGGGLLIPEASNWPTALRDLGLREPIALWYLGKANGPGLSWPPLRDVVALVGARDATAYGEAVTSELSDELVARGKSVISGGAYGIDAIAHRSALKASSELTLPTIAVMAGGLDRFYPSGNQELLMEITRRCVVLAEVPPGARPTRYRFLQRNRLIAALAAVTVVVEARWRSGALSTAHHALDLGREVAAVPGSVYSANSAGCHRLLREGAACVTQAAEVLELMSPLGDIDTQRPSMTSETDGLPVQDLLLLDALPLHHTTSADKLCALAGLPLTSVQAGLGRLEALGLAQRRNAGWSRDHPRG, encoded by the coding sequence GTGACGGCCGGGATTGCTGCGGAAGAAGCTAATGGCCAGGTGATGCCAGGATCTGGGACTTATCTGGCTCGGGCGGCTCTTAGCCGGGTAATGGAGCCTTCAGATCTACCCGGCCTGGCATTGATTCGAGTGCTTGGTCCTTGGCGCACCATGAGGATTATCGCCGACTACGAGAAACTTGATCCGAAGTCTGAGGAACGAGTTGCTTATTACCTGCAGGAGCAGGCGAGTAAGCAGTGGAGCGGCATTACAGAATGCCTAGCACGTTGGCGGCCTCGGCTGCCGAATCTCTCACCTAGACGAGACCTGCGGTTCATCGCCTCACAGGGCGGCGGCTTATTGATACCCGAGGCTTCGAACTGGCCGACCGCGCTGCGGGACCTGGGACTAAGAGAGCCGATTGCCTTGTGGTATCTGGGCAAGGCCAATGGTCCCGGCTTGTCCTGGCCGCCGCTTCGTGATGTTGTAGCCCTGGTGGGCGCGCGAGACGCGACTGCGTATGGTGAGGCGGTGACTAGTGAGCTCTCTGATGAACTCGTCGCCCGGGGGAAAAGTGTGATTTCAGGCGGGGCTTACGGAATCGACGCGATAGCTCACCGAAGCGCGCTAAAGGCCTCCAGCGAGCTGACTTTACCCACCATTGCGGTGATGGCAGGTGGGCTCGATCGCTTTTATCCCTCCGGTAATCAAGAACTGCTGATGGAGATTACGCGGCGCTGCGTTGTACTGGCTGAAGTGCCGCCGGGTGCCCGACCAACCAGGTATCGATTTCTGCAGCGTAATCGATTGATTGCCGCCCTAGCCGCAGTCACCGTGGTGGTAGAGGCGCGCTGGCGTTCCGGAGCGCTGAGCACTGCTCATCATGCCCTGGACTTGGGACGTGAAGTCGCCGCAGTTCCCGGATCAGTGTATTCCGCCAACTCAGCGGGGTGCCATCGATTATTGCGTGAGGGTGCCGCCTGCGTGACCCAAGCAGCTGAGGTACTTGAGCTAATGTCTCCGCTTGGTGATATCGATACTCAACGGCCCTCAATGACCTCGGAAACCGACGGTCTTCCGGTGCAGGATCTGCTCTTATTGGATGCGTTACCGCTGCATCACACCACGAGCGCAGATAAATTGTGTGCGCTAGCGGGGCTTCCCCTCACTAGCGTTCAGGCTGGACTCGGCCGATTAGAGGCCTTGGGACTAGCCCAGCGCCGCAATGCCGGCTGGAGCCGGGATCACCCGCGGGGTTGA
- a CDS encoding YifB family Mg chelatase-like AAA ATPase, producing MNGLGRTLSIALVGLNGYLVEVEADIGQTLPAFQLLGLPDASLVEAKERIRSAAQNAGLPLSRRKITVNLLPASLPKHGSSFDLAIAMAALQAAADVHDPGHTVFLAELGLDGRLRPIRGVLPAVLFAVQAGYPVVVVAPANAAEARFVPGAEVSTFTSLAQVALAYGAKSAELNLNLETIAVTEPRAAPVAVSGDLNEVAGQHEAKAALEVAAAGGHHLLLVGPPGAGKTMLAERLTGLLPDLSDAEAMEVTAVHSLDGLNGNRQQLIRRPPFESPHHTASTVSIIGGGNGLPRPGAASRAHRGVLFLDEAPEYDRRVLDALRQPLESGRLVIHRAAGVADYPARFQLVLAANPCPCGKSVGRSLDCSCTPTARRRYFHRLSGPLLDRVDVQLTVDRLSSSQLADSAQSESTKVVAQRVARARDRARHRLGTYGYSLNSEAPGQLLRGALQLPPSTIRVLALALERGRLTARGYDRVLRLAWTLADLAELDEPGAEQIGRALAMRTQGLSER from the coding sequence GTGAACGGGCTGGGCAGAACACTCTCAATTGCTCTGGTAGGTCTCAACGGCTACCTAGTGGAGGTGGAGGCCGATATTGGCCAGACCTTACCCGCCTTTCAACTGCTCGGGCTGCCAGATGCCTCACTCGTTGAGGCGAAGGAGAGAATCCGTTCCGCCGCGCAGAATGCCGGGTTACCACTAAGCCGCCGCAAGATCACCGTAAATCTGCTCCCGGCCTCACTGCCGAAACATGGCAGTTCCTTCGACTTAGCCATCGCCATGGCCGCCCTGCAAGCTGCCGCTGATGTGCATGATCCAGGCCACACCGTGTTCTTGGCTGAACTCGGTCTCGATGGCAGGCTTCGTCCGATACGAGGAGTACTACCTGCCGTACTTTTTGCCGTACAAGCTGGCTATCCGGTTGTTGTGGTCGCGCCGGCGAACGCTGCCGAAGCGCGCTTTGTCCCGGGAGCTGAGGTCAGTACCTTTACCTCGCTGGCGCAGGTCGCTCTGGCTTACGGGGCTAAATCAGCTGAGCTCAATCTCAATCTCGAGACTATCGCGGTGACAGAACCCCGGGCTGCGCCGGTGGCAGTGTCAGGCGATCTCAATGAAGTGGCAGGCCAACACGAGGCCAAGGCGGCGCTCGAGGTAGCCGCCGCGGGTGGCCATCATTTGTTATTAGTTGGACCACCAGGAGCGGGCAAGACCATGCTCGCTGAGCGATTGACCGGATTGCTTCCCGACCTGAGCGATGCCGAAGCGATGGAGGTTACAGCCGTGCATTCGCTCGACGGCCTAAACGGCAATCGGCAGCAGTTGATTCGTCGGCCGCCTTTTGAAAGCCCGCATCACACAGCAAGTACGGTATCGATTATTGGTGGCGGAAATGGTCTGCCTAGGCCCGGTGCGGCGTCTCGGGCGCATCGCGGGGTGCTTTTCTTAGACGAAGCTCCTGAGTATGATCGCCGGGTGCTCGACGCCTTGAGGCAGCCGCTAGAGAGCGGACGTCTGGTGATTCATCGAGCGGCTGGGGTGGCCGATTATCCGGCGCGATTCCAGCTCGTACTCGCTGCGAACCCTTGTCCCTGCGGGAAGTCAGTGGGGAGAAGTCTCGACTGCAGTTGTACCCCCACTGCGCGGCGACGATACTTTCACAGGCTTTCCGGACCGCTACTCGACCGGGTCGATGTGCAGCTGACGGTTGATCGACTCTCGTCATCCCAGCTGGCTGACAGTGCACAGTCAGAGTCCACGAAGGTGGTTGCTCAACGGGTTGCCCGGGCACGAGACAGGGCGCGTCATCGGCTTGGAACATATGGCTATTCGCTCAACTCGGAGGCACCCGGACAGTTGCTACGTGGTGCGCTGCAGTTGCCGCCGAGCACCATCCGAGTCCTGGCATTGGCACTTGAACGCGGGCGGCTCACCGCGAGAGGTTATGACCGGGTGTTGCGACTGGCCTGGACGCTGGCCGATCTAGCAGAACTGGACGAGCCAGGAGCTGAGCAGATCGGCAGAGCCTTGGCGATGCGCACTCAGGGGCTGAGCGAAAGGTGA